The Streptomyces laurentii genome contains a region encoding:
- a CDS encoding hypothetical protein (identified by MetaGeneAnnotator; putative;~sequence version:1), whose translation MNESPRWFKSSYSGTTSECVEVASHLSTAHVRDSKRPDGPHLDFSAPAFARFVTSVKDGHA comes from the coding sequence ATGAACGAGTCCCCGCGTTGGTTCAAATCCTCGTACAGCGGTACCACCAGTGAGTGCGTCGAAGTCGCCTCCCACCTCTCCACCGCCCACGTCCGGGACTCCAAGCGTCCCGACGGCCCCCACCTCGACTTCTCCGCCCCGGCGTTCGCCCGCTTCGTCACGTCCGTCAAGGACGGCCACGCGTAG
- a CDS encoding major facilitator superfamily MFS_1 permease (identified by MetaGeneAnnotator; putative;~sequence version:1), with translation MTKRGSSQQVSNHPDAGAQRALIAANFINRIGNGLFNTASILYFTFVVHLPATQVGLGLTIAGLIGLAAGLPAGNLADRIGPRTIWLVALVVQAVAMTAFIWIDSWLAFTLVATVDRLAATAGGAAGGGLIARASGESPAAFRAKLRTYVNLGVVMGTLGSAFAIQIDTRPAYTALILANAASFALAGLIAFIGVPNYRPLPRPKEHHQWAVLTDRPYMTFVALWSVMSLQYQTVSLLLPLWLTTQTDAPRWIVVVVYVVNNGVCLLLQYKLGSRVETTRQGGKALRLAGILFLVSCVLMALSAEVPIWAALVLTVVAVTIHSLGEVWESSGGYALGFGLAPDHAQGQYQGFLGIGFNAGQALAPLVLTGAVLTLGIPGWLLLGGLFAGLGAAGPPVAAWAERTRPGKPEEAPLPKVGG, from the coding sequence ATGACTAAACGGGGGTCCAGCCAGCAGGTATCCAACCATCCGGACGCCGGTGCGCAGCGCGCTCTGATCGCCGCCAATTTCATCAACAGGATCGGCAACGGCCTCTTTAATACCGCGTCCATCCTCTACTTCACGTTCGTGGTGCACCTGCCCGCCACGCAGGTCGGGCTGGGGCTGACGATCGCGGGCCTCATCGGGCTGGCGGCCGGCCTGCCGGCGGGGAATCTGGCGGACCGGATCGGGCCGCGCACGATCTGGCTGGTCGCCCTCGTCGTGCAGGCCGTCGCGATGACGGCGTTCATCTGGATCGACAGCTGGCTCGCGTTCACCCTGGTGGCCACCGTGGACCGGCTGGCCGCCACGGCGGGCGGCGCGGCGGGCGGCGGCCTCATCGCGCGTGCCAGTGGGGAGAGCCCGGCCGCCTTCCGGGCCAAGCTCCGTACGTACGTCAATCTCGGCGTCGTCATGGGCACCCTGGGCTCGGCCTTCGCCATCCAGATCGACACGCGCCCCGCCTACACCGCGCTGATCCTCGCCAACGCCGCCAGCTTCGCCCTCGCCGGGCTGATCGCGTTCATCGGCGTCCCGAACTACCGGCCGCTGCCCCGGCCCAAGGAACACCATCAGTGGGCCGTCCTCACCGACCGGCCGTACATGACCTTCGTCGCGCTCTGGAGCGTGATGAGTCTGCAGTACCAGACCGTCTCCCTGCTCCTGCCGCTCTGGCTCACCACCCAGACCGACGCGCCGCGTTGGATCGTGGTCGTGGTCTACGTGGTCAACAACGGGGTCTGTCTGCTCCTGCAGTACAAGCTCGGTTCCAGGGTGGAAACCACGCGGCAGGGCGGCAAGGCGCTCCGTCTCGCCGGGATCCTGTTCCTGGTCAGCTGCGTGTTGATGGCGCTGAGCGCCGAGGTTCCCATCTGGGCCGCGCTGGTTCTCACCGTCGTCGCCGTGACCATCCACAGCCTCGGAGAGGTGTGGGAGTCCTCGGGCGGCTACGCGCTCGGCTTCGGTCTCGCCCCCGACCATGCCCAGGGCCAGTACCAGGGCTTCCTCGGCATCGGCTTCAACGCCGGCCAGGCCCTCGCCCCGCTCGTCCTGACCGGTGCGGTCCTCACGCTTGGAATCCCTGGCTGGCTACTCCTCGGCGGTCTGTTCGCCGGCCTGGGCGCGGCGGGCCCGCCGGTGGCCGCGTGGGCCGAGCGCACCCGCCCCGGGAAGCCGGAGGAAGCACCTCTGCCGAAAGTCGGCGGCTGA